The Streptomyces capitiformicae genome contains the following window.
GCGAGCGGGACTGACGCGACGGATACGACGGACGCGAAGAACAGTCCCACGCGCGCGTGGAGGGCGATCTCGCGGGCGTACGACACTGGGGGCGTGATCCGTTACGACGCCTTGGACGCGCTGCCCGTACGTGGTGCCCTGCCCGGTCTGACCGACGCCCTGGAGACGCAGGGGGCCGCGGTGCTCGTGGCGCCGCCCGGCACCGGCAAGACGACGCTGGTGCCGCTGGCGCTGGCGGGGCTCCTGGACGGCGGGCCGGCGCGGCGGGTGGTCGTCGCCGAGCCGCGGCGGATCGCGGCTCGGGCCGCGGCGCGGCGGATGGCGTGGCTGCTGGGCGAGAAGGTCGGCGAGAGCGTCGGCTACGCGGTGCGCGGGGAGCGGGTCGTCGGGCGGCACGCGCGCGTGGAGGTCGTCACGACCGGTGTGCTGCTGCAGCGGTTGCAGCGGGACCAGGAGTTGCCGGGCGTCGACGTGGTCGTGCTCGACGAGTGTCATGAGCGGCATCTGGACGCGGACACGGTGGCGGCGTTCCTGATCGACGTGCGCGAGGCGCTGCGGCCCGAGCTGCGGCTGGTGGCGGCGTCGGCGACGACGGACGCGGAGGGCTGGGCGCGGTTGCTGGGCGGGGCGCCGGTGGCCGCGGCGGAGGGGGTGTCGTACCCGGTCGAGGTGGTGTGGGCGCCGCCGGTCCGCCCTGTACGGCCGCCGCACGGGATGCGGGTGGATCCGGCACTGCTGACGCATGTGGCGTCGGTGGTGCGGCGGGCGCTGGCCGAGCGGTCGGGGGACGTGCTGTGCTTCCTGCCCGGGGTGGGTGAGATCGCGCGGGTCGCCGGGCAGTTGGCGGGGCTCGGTGACGTGGAGGTGCTCCAGGTGCACGGGCGGGCGCCGGCGGCCGTGCAGGACGCGGTGCTGGCCGGGGCGGAGCGGCGGCGGGTGGTGCTGGCGACCTCGGTGGCGGAGTCGTCGCTGACGGTGCCGGGGGTACGCGTGGTCGTGGATTCCGGGCTGGCCCGGGAGCCACGCGTCGATCACGCGCGCGGGTTGAGCGCCCTGACGACCGTACGGGCCTCGCAGGCGGCCGGGTCGCAGCGGGCGGGGCGGGCCGGGCGTGAGGCGCCCGGGGCGGTGTACCGGTGCTGGGCGGAGGCCGAGGACGGCCGTCTGCCGCGTTTTCCGGCGCCGGAGATCGAGGTGGCCGATCTGACGGCGTTCGCCCTCCAGGCGGCCTGCTGGGGCGATCCCGAAGCCTCGGGGCTCGCTCTGCTGGACCCGCCGCCGAGCGGGGCGATGGCGGCGGCGCGTGACGTTCTGTCGGCGGTGGGTGCGGTGGGCCCTGCCGGGCGGGCCACGGAGCGGGGTGTACGCATGTCGCGGCTGGGCCTGCACCCCCGGCTGGCCCGCGCTCTTCTGGACGCGGCGCCGCTGGTGGGAGCGGACCGGGCGGCGGAGGTCGTCGCGCTGTTGAGCGAGGAGCCCCCGCGGGAGTACGGCGACGACCTTGCCGCGGTCCTGCGGGGCGTCCGGCGCGGGGGTGACGCCTACGCCGGTCGCTGGCGTACGGAGGTACGGCGTCTGCGGGCCGCGTCGGCGCCCGAGCCTCCGGCGCGGCCCCTTACCCACCCAGAACCCGCCCACGACTCTTTCCCGGACGAACCGAACGCCGACGCTCCACGGGACGAGGGCGGCACGAGGGAAGGCGCAAACCGCGGCGGCAGTAGCAGGCAGGGCACGAACGGCGGCAGGGAGAGGTTGGGCGCGAACCGCGGCGGCAGCAGCGACAGGCGCGGCGGCAGCGACAGGGCGGACGCGCACAGCGGCGCTGACAGCGGCAGCGGTCGTGCGGAGGTTTCGGGGGACGCGGCCGGCGTCGGGGGCATTGGGGCTGGACGTCGGAGCGTCGCGGAGGTGGCGTACTCCGGGGCGGGCGAGTCGGCGGGCGTCGACGACGATCGGGCTGTGGGGCTTGTTGTCGCGCTCGCGTTTCCTGAGCGGGTGGCCAAGGGGGACAAGGGGTCGTATCTGATGGCGTCCGGGACGCGGGCCGAGGTCGGGGAGGGGTCGGGGTTGCGGGGTGCCCGGTGGCTGGCCGCGGCTGTGGCTGATCGGCCTGTGGGGGCTGGGCACGCGCGTGTACGGCTTGGGGCTGTTGTCGACGAGGGGATCGCCCGGGAGGCGGCCGGGGGCTTGCTCGGCCGGGGGGACGAGGTTCGGTGGCGTGACGGGGATGTCGTGGCTCGGTGGGTCGAGCGGCTGGGGGCTGTGGAGTTGGCGGTGCGGCCGTTGACGGACGCCGCGGCCGGGCTCGTACGGGAGGCGTTGGTCGAGGGGTTGCGTGTCGAGGGGCTCGGGCTGTTGCGGTGGTCGCGGGATGCGGAGCGGTTGCGGGAGAGGCTCGCCTTTCTCCACGCGCGTCTCGGCGAGCCCTGGCCCGATGTCTCCGACAGTGCTCTGCACGCGCGCGTGGACGACTGGTTGGAGCCCGAGTTGAGCCGGGCCCGGCGGCGGGCCGATCTCGGGCGGATCGACGCCGGGGAGGCGCTGAATCGGTTGTTGCCGTGGGCCTCCGGGGAGGCCGTACGGCTCGACGAGTTGGCGCCCGAGCGGATCGAGGTGCCGAGCGGGTCCCGGGTGCGGGTCGACTACGCGCGGCCGGAGCAGCCCGTGCTCGCGGTGAAGTTGCAGGAGATGTTCGGGCTTCAGGAGTCGCCCGTGCTGGCGGGGGTTCCCGTGCTCGTGCACCTGCTGTCCCCGGCGGGGCGGCCGGCCGCCGTCACCGCCGATCTGGCCTCGTTCTGGCGGGACGGGTACAGGGCGGTACGGGCGGAGTTGCGCGGCCGGTATCCCAAGCACCCGTGGCCGGAGGATCCGGCGACGGCCGAGCCGACGCGGTACACGAACGCGCGGCTCAGGCGCTGACCGGCTCGGGCGCCGACGCCTTGCTGGACTCGGGGTCGCCGGGCCTGCGGCCGCGGGCCTCGACGTAGAGGGCGAGGGCCAGGAGGAGGACGCCCAGGCCCAGGAAGCCCCAGGGCAGGTACGAGGTCATCAGGAGGACGAGGAGGCGCTGGGACTTGACCATGTCGACGGTGTGCTCGATGTAGTCCTCGCGCATCTTCACGTGGCCGGCGAAGGCGGTCACCTTGTCGCGGTCGCCGAGGAGTGTGCCGCCGCGCAGTTCCTCCTTGTGGATCTCCTCGCCGTACACGGGGGCCCCGGTGACGGGCTCCACCCAGAACTTGCGGACCGTGGTGTACCAGCGGGTCGTGCCCGTCTCGGCGACCGTCTCCCGAGTGATGCCGTCGACGGGCATGGTCCGGGGGAAGGGGACCTCGGTCCAGGGGATGGTCTGCTCGAAGTAGTAGACCTCCAGGCCCCGGAAGTCCTGTGTCCCTTTGTAGTGAATCGGGGCGGTCACCCTTGCCTGGGCGTCGAAGTACTCGTAGTCCCTCTTTTCCGTGAGGAAGGGCCATTTGAATTCCAGACCCTCACGCCGGACGGGGTCGCCGTCGACCATCTCACCGGTGGCGTGGACGGGTTCCTGGGTGTGGGCGTCGAAGATGTAGCGCTCGGGGATCCTGGAGACCATCTCGCCGTCGGGGCCCTGGACGTAGGAGAGGCCGTCCCAGACGACGACGTCCCGGCCGGCCGTCTTCTCGATCTTCTCGGAGGCCTCCACGTTG
Protein-coding sequences here:
- a CDS encoding ATP-dependent RNA helicase, whose amino-acid sequence is MIRYDALDALPVRGALPGLTDALETQGAAVLVAPPGTGKTTLVPLALAGLLDGGPARRVVVAEPRRIAARAAARRMAWLLGEKVGESVGYAVRGERVVGRHARVEVVTTGVLLQRLQRDQELPGVDVVVLDECHERHLDADTVAAFLIDVREALRPELRLVAASATTDAEGWARLLGGAPVAAAEGVSYPVEVVWAPPVRPVRPPHGMRVDPALLTHVASVVRRALAERSGDVLCFLPGVGEIARVAGQLAGLGDVEVLQVHGRAPAAVQDAVLAGAERRRVVLATSVAESSLTVPGVRVVVDSGLAREPRVDHARGLSALTTVRASQAAGSQRAGRAGREAPGAVYRCWAEAEDGRLPRFPAPEIEVADLTAFALQAACWGDPEASGLALLDPPPSGAMAAARDVLSAVGAVGPAGRATERGVRMSRLGLHPRLARALLDAAPLVGADRAAEVVALLSEEPPREYGDDLAAVLRGVRRGGDAYAGRWRTEVRRLRAASAPEPPARPLTHPEPAHDSFPDEPNADAPRDEGGTREGANRGGSSRQGTNGGRERLGANRGGSSDRRGGSDRADAHSGADSGSGRAEVSGDAAGVGGIGAGRRSVAEVAYSGAGESAGVDDDRAVGLVVALAFPERVAKGDKGSYLMASGTRAEVGEGSGLRGARWLAAAVADRPVGAGHARVRLGAVVDEGIAREAAGGLLGRGDEVRWRDGDVVARWVERLGAVELAVRPLTDAAAGLVREALVEGLRVEGLGLLRWSRDAERLRERLAFLHARLGEPWPDVSDSALHARVDDWLEPELSRARRRADLGRIDAGEALNRLLPWASGEAVRLDELAPERIEVPSGSRVRVDYARPEQPVLAVKLQEMFGLQESPVLAGVPVLVHLLSPAGRPAAVTADLASFWRDGYRAVRAELRGRYPKHPWPEDPATAEPTRYTNARLRR
- a CDS encoding DUF3068 domain-containing protein; this encodes MRRRTGLILLALAVFFAALSPLLRWYVFPSVAKIPANQYQDMVLEAKDATLLDYGTFTERKVSKVTIVQTLKGNVEASEKIEKTAGRDVVVWDGLSYVQGPDGEMVSRIPERYIFDAHTQEPVHATGEMVDGDPVRREGLEFKWPFLTEKRDYEYFDAQARVTAPIHYKGTQDFRGLEVYYFEQTIPWTEVPFPRTMPVDGITRETVAETGTTRWYTTVRKFWVEPVTGAPVYGEEIHKEELRGGTLLGDRDKVTAFAGHVKMREDYIEHTVDMVKSQRLLVLLMTSYLPWGFLGLGVLLLALALYVEARGRRPGDPESSKASAPEPVSA